CCGTCCTCACTCCGACGGGGCCCATCGGAGCGATTGTCCTGTCATGTGAGGCATTGCGGTTCGTAGTGCATGCGCAGGGTCGTATGACGGACGCCGATAGGAGCGAATTTCAACTGTTGGAGTGATGGCCGCCGCGCGCGATGGGGTGACAGACCGGTTTGGACTGGTCTAATGTCGTGGCCATGCCGCAGAAGTGGCCCGCCGTCCCTCGCCGGAGCGCAGTCGCCCCGGGCGATGTGCACGATTGTGCGCTGAGGGGGCGGCCGACGGGCGGCGCCGGACACGGGGCCATGCCGCGGCGGCGCGACCCCAGCGGTACTGATCCCCCGGCCGGCACCGGGGGTGGGCGAATCTCAGCCGGCCTGCACCGACAGCGCCAGGATCTGCTGGCGTTCTCCCTCCGAGAGGCCCCCCCAGATGCCGTACGGCTCGTGGACCTCGAGGGCATGAGCCCGGCAGGCCGCCAGCGCGGGGCACTCGTGGCAGACGGCCTTGGCGGTGGCCTCGCGGCGGGCTCGGGCCGGGCCGCGTTCCCCCTCGGGGTGGAAGAAGTAGGAACTGGCCATTCCGCGGCAGGCGGCGTGCAGCTGCCAGTCCCACACGTCGGCATTGGGTCCGGGAAGACGCCTGGTATCGGCCATCGTGATGCCCACCTCCGTCGCTCGCCCTCATCGACATCTGCGGTGCCGGCAAGCGCGGTCAGGATGGTCCGGCAGGGTGCCCGAACTCAGTTCCGCTCTGGTCGCATCCGCATTGATATCGACG
This window of the Nakamurella panacisegetis genome carries:
- a CDS encoding WhiB family transcriptional regulator, which encodes MADTRRLPGPNADVWDWQLHAACRGMASSYFFHPEGERGPARARREATAKAVCHECPALAACRAHALEVHEPYGIWGGLSEGERQQILALSVQAG